DNA from Onthophagus taurus isolate NC chromosome 2, IU_Otau_3.0, whole genome shotgun sequence:
TGCGTTGCCAGCAGTTTGCGGAATGTTTACGTGTTCGGACGTGTTGACAGACGCAGTGGGCAGTGGATGTGTGGATTACAGTGTGTGAAAAGACCGCAGTGAGTGAAACTGGTTCTTGCACCAAGTGATTGCTTTAAATAGGCATCTCAACGTCGTCGTGGTTGGctgttacttttttttttcgaaatggaTGTCGATGACATGCGCAAAAGATTTGAAGACGCTCTGTTGTCTATTATAAGCGGTAAACGTGATGATAACAAAGCCTTTTTAAACCTGACCGAATATAACAACCGTATAGCAGCgattaaaaaatctaaaacgaTACTCACCACGCCTGGATCAAAGAAGACAGTGAAAGAATATAGGATGGTACGAAAATATGACACACTGATGATCGGTGGCAAAGAACGTCTCATTAAGCCTGTATCAGATAATGCAGTACCCATactgtattatttatttgatattcTTCATTCTACGCATTCTGCTATTGGTCATGGCGGCAGAAACAGAATGGTTGCTGAACTAAAAACGAAGTACTGCAATATCAACAGAGTGCCAACAGAGACATTGAAGAAATGTTGGCTACTTGGATGGCAGAAAATAATAGTAATGACTGGCCCTCTGGCTTAAAATACGTACAGTTTCAGAAAAATCGAGCCTTTCATTCAGGTATTCGGCAATCCGTTTCCTTATTTATGAATGTTAAGTGATAGATATGTATTTTTAAGGTATAGGCAGATCACCTTACGAAGCGATGTTTGGGTGTTGAGCAAGGGTGGGGTTGGCATCAGCTGGAATCCCTTACGATGAAATGAAATGACGATGAATTACGATGAAAAAACCAAACCTTAATTCTGAAGAAGATTTCGAAGCAGCAGCAACAGCAGCACTACAAGAAGATCAGCAAATTAACGAAACTACTCTACGCATACCAGCAGATAATGCAGAAGATAGTACATATGATAATACAAGAGATACTACAGAAGACAATAGAGACGATAATGACAGTACATCTGAAATGAAAGCGCCTAAACAAACCAAGAAAACAGAATCGGATCTGGAACTGAGACAGATTTTGCTAAAGTTATacttattttcatattttttagcCTCACAGGTTTCACTGAAATGCAATACATGCAACACTTTACTACCGGATGGCGACACGGATATTAAAGGAATTTGTTTCCACTGCAGAACTCAAGAAAATATCGTCAGTCACAGAAAGAAATCTAGAGAATGTTTGGAAAAGCAAGCGCAAAAAATGATGAAGTTATCGAATAAAACTGTACGTGTTCCTGTACCTGATGTTGACAGAGCACGTGGATCGCCACGAAATGTGCTAGCGGTGATCACTCACGTTGAGGATAATCTGTACAAGCTTTGTAagttaggaataaaattgaaactgtaaagttcattattttatttttaggtacaGAAAGCGGTGTCTTAAAATCCAAGTACACCAGATCCCAGTTCAATCcttgtaaagaaaaacttctcGATAAAGACCAACTTTTGCACGGAGCCACAGAAAAGGAAATCACATTGCGTGAAGCTGCTGCTTGCGCTAGTCCCTCTGGTTCTCAGGGATACCAACGATGTCAGTGCAAAACCAAATGCAAGACCAAGAAAAGTTTATGTAAATCGACAGGAATATTATGTAATTCAAAATGCCATGGAAGCCTGCCTTGTGAGAATAAAGCAGACAATTAGCACAATAACACCCTGCTTATTTTCATCATTGTCTAACATGATGTGGTCATTAACGACAGTGCCCAGTCGTTGTTGTTAATTGTATCAAATGTGTTTTACATCTAACAACATTGTCCACTATTAGAGGGAATTTACGTTACCGACCGGCCATTAACGTAAAAATCGACAGAAATGGCTTTTAACGATATTGCCCGGTCCATATCGTAAATGACCGGTTTACATCATCACCCGTAACATATatatagttaaaaaaaaaaggtgaGCCGACCTTatgttttaatgtaaaaaacgTCAACGTTTTTTCcgtaattgttttttatatgtttttttatatgcATTTTAGAATTCGACCCTCATGTAAATCTTTAAActctaacttaaaattatgtaCGTCTAAATAACGAATTATCTCCATTGCCTTTAcgatgttaaatttatatagaTCAAATCCTCCATTTGCTACATCCTAAGACGGTAAATATtcaatatataattttgtcttaattatttgtattgaaaaatttgttttaaaaaaataacacaaggAAACGTCGAAAGGGACTGTGACCGACCGATCGACCGACCGAACGAAcgactattaataataataatagtacgaCAAAAATACTACGAACGCATAAGAGCGCACGTTCTACACTATAcgttcaaatatttaattaaaaatattcgacGTTATAGATGTAGTAACGTgcctctttttttttttgtcaaaaataattaaagttatagCCGGGCGGTTACACAACCCTGGTTTGTGAACGTTCGTTCGACCATATCTACtatccctctgaatagtaccTACTTTAACAGTTCGATTTTGAAACTTGAAATTGTGTCCGTAGAGACGGCTTTCTATACGTACCTGGCGAGGTTGGGTTGAGGCTATTGAGACTCGGCCCTTCGCTTGGGGATTCGTCTTGTCGGTTAGACGAGGTCCTCAGTCGCGTACGGGCGGACAGCTTACGGCGGTTCTCTTTCGtacgtttatatttatttattatttttctttaatgaaaaatacgaCGACGTCGACAGAGAAAGCCTTGCGCCCGAGAACGAGGCGAAAGGCCAATTTGAGACGCAAGGGTCGCGTATAGCATCCTTCTTAGTATAAAAccatttcccactgaatagtacgatctttaaagtttaaactcGCGCGCGGCGGCCGGAGGACGTCCACCCGTACGTGTTAAGGTGGAATTTCGTTGCGACGTCCAGCGTTCGCGGCCCGCCGCGACGTCCGGCAGTCAAGCACTAATACAATGCATACAATGGAATTGATTTCGTTGACGCGGCGCGTCCCGACGGCTCAGCGGCCAGCCGTCGACGGCTGCGTCCCGACTGCTCAAAAACATGTCGAGACGCGAACGCCAACCGTGACTTTATATTTGAGAGGTTATATTTGCATGCAGAGTTcgtatttagattaaaaatgtCGCAAAAATTTTCTCATGATGATGacgaattattaattgaacAAGTACGTGAATATCCTTGCATTTACGACCATGCAAATAAGGACTTTAAGGATCACCAGATTCGGGAAAATGCGTGGAATAAGATTGGTGTAGTGTTATTGAAGAAATGTAAGTATGCATGTATATATTTGTGCTAAAATTAGTTTAGAAAATGcgcaactaaaaataaaaattagcgGGTCCGAAtatgttttcaaaaacaaaagaattttaagTGAATTTATTCCAATAGTTTTGCGCTCACTGTATAATAGCATACAGAAATTAACTGGACACTCTAAAAACACGATCATTCTGCCAATGGAGTGCCCCATCCTCATTAAAAAACTGGGTGAACATTTCCCTTACTTCCAAACCATTTGCACTTGCAAAGCCACCTGCTCCTGCTAATGGAGTCACATTGTTCGGGATCTGTACATTTGGATCATATTCGTAAAAGGGTCGATTGCCTTTCTCCAAAAATGCATCTCTTAACAGATTGTGCAAACAACAAGTTACCATGATCAACTTATCACACGATTCTGGATTTATAGCTATTGGTGTGTAGTAAATGCGAAAAATTTGGCTTAAAAGACCAAATGCGTTTTCAGTGACTCGTCGAGCTCTGCATAATCGATAGTTGTAAATAGTTTTCCTCCTATCCGATTTAGCAGATAATTTGCTGTATGGTTTCATTAAATGTCTGTGTAATCTAAACG
Protein-coding regions in this window:
- the LOC139432729 gene encoding uncharacterized protein; this translates as MKKPNLNSEEDFEAAATAALQEDQQINETTLRIPADNAEDSTYDNTRDTTEDNRDDNDSTSEMKAPKQTKKTESDLELRQILLKLYLFSYFLASQVSLKCNTCNTLLPDGDTDIKGICFHCRTQENIVSHRKKSRECLEKQAQKMMKLSNKTVRVPVPDVDRARGSPRNVLAVITHVEDNLYKLCTESGVLKSKYTRSQFNPCKEKLLDKDQLLHGATEKEITLREAAACASPSGSQGYQRCQCKTKCKTKKSLCKSTGILCNSKCHGSLPCENKADN